CGTTATCTTGAGTTTAAATGGGTGAAAGGACATGATAAGTGTATGGAAAACATCATCTGCGACAGAGAAGCCAAGCGGGTAGCAGGTAAATCGGTCAGGAATGTTCCGCCATTTCTATCAGGAAATTCTCAGGATACTCAATATTTATAAGATACAAACCGCAAGCAGGAAGTGATTTGCCTGCCTTGCTCCGGTCGCAGGCAAGCATTCTTTCCTCAAATTCTGATGGCGTTATTTTCTGACGTCCTACATCCAGCAGCGTTCCGGCAAGCAACCTGACCATTGAACGGACAAAACGATTGGCTGTAATCCGGAAAATGTAAAATTCATCCGTTTCTGTCCAATATGCTTCGGTAACACGACAAAGCTGATTTTTCTGGCTGCCATGTGCCTTGCTAAAGGTAGTAAAATCTTCATTTTTTAATATCATTGCGCTGGCTTTGTTCATCAGGTCTGTATCAAATTTTTCATAAGAAAACAGAGCCAGATCAATATAAAAAGGATTTTTCCCCTTGCAGATTAGATATTCATAGGTCCTTGATAGCGCATCCCAGCGGGCATGTATCTTTTGC
The Sphingobacteriales bacterium DNA segment above includes these coding regions:
- the truA gene encoding tRNA pseudouridine(38-40) synthase TruA, which produces MKNRYFLEIAYLGSHFHGWQIQPGSISVQQVMNEHISLMLGEKINCMGCGRTDAGVHARKFFLHFDTSHSLTSDFRHKLNSFLPLDILVRKMYACPQKIHARWDALSRTYEYLICKGKNPFYIDLALFSYEKFDTDLMNKASAMILKNEDFTTFSKAHGSQKNQLCRVTEAYWTETDEFYIFRITANRFVRSMVRLLAGTLLDVGRQKITPSEFEERMLACDRSKAGKSLPACGLYLINIEYPENFLIEMAEHS